The Bacteroidales bacterium genome includes the window TGCAAAAATGAAAAATAAAATGTAAGTATATCGTTTCATATCAATTGTTATTTATAGTTAGCTTATATATCATAGCTTCAAGCTTTTCGAGTTTTTGTTCTAAATCTTTTATCTTTGCCAGTGCTACTTTTTATTTTATAGTTGTTTCATGTATGCAATTTAATACAATAATCAAAAAAATCAAAAAAAATAATGTTAATATATTGCGTTTCGAGACATTTTTCAAAACTAAAAAAAACAGTATTCGTAATAGCAATAAAAAATCAATTTTATTTCAATAATTTAAAGATTGCTTCTTCTACTCAATTATTATGAGAGGAATCGCAATGAAAAAAAAAGAGTATTGCAAAAGTTTCAATTACTTCATTTTTGAAGTGTTACCAATTTCTACTTTTTTAATTTTAAAAAATTATTTTTGACAGATATGATTCTGTTTTAGATTTCTTCAACCATAATATTCAAATAATAATCTTTTGTAAGTTCGTAATATTTTTTAGTATAAATATGTCGTTTCTCAGACTCAATAATTAATTCATCGTATTCTAGGCCTTTCTTTTCTTTACCAAATTCTATTAAAATACGATGTGCTTCTTTTCCAATCTTTGGATATACTTTAGTTAGACGATGAACAAACCATTTGTTCGATTTTATTAAGTCAATAAAATACTGTAAATGCTCAATGGGCATAATTAAAGACACATGACCCGAAGCGTTTAATCGTTTTTGAGCAAATACAACTATATCGAATAAAGTAAGCAAATGAGCATGTCGAGCCAAAGTACGTTTTGCATCGGGGCTAATAATGGCATTCATAAAAAAAGGTGGATTACAAATGATGACATCGTACTTTTCTCGAACTTGTATAAAACGTTCAAGCGAAGTATGATAATATTTAATTCTATCATGCCAAGGTGAATTCCGAAAGTTTTCGACGGCTTGTTCAAAGGCATCTTTCTCCACTTCAATAGCCGTTATGGTAGCTTTGGTTCGCTGGGCACACATCAAAGTTAAAATACCTGTTCCTGTTCCAATATCTAAAATTCGCTTTGCATTCGAAACATTTGCCCAAGCTCCTAATAAAAAGCTGTCGGTGCCAACTTTATGTCCGCATTTATCTTGTTTTATTTCAAACTGTTTGCATTTAAACCATTGGTTTGCCATGTTATCTCAATATATATAATTTTCCAAATCCATGTTTAAAAAAACGATCCGCATCGGTTGCTCTATGTTCTACTTCGTTGCCTCTATATCTGGCTTCTACTTGATAAAAATAGACGCCATTGGCTAATTTGTCGCCATATTGATCGGTACCATCCCAAGCGTATTCAGTGATATTTCTACCAATATGCAAATTGCCCAATTCGTTTTTTCTAATTTCTTTAACAACTCGCCCCGAAATAGTAAAAATTCTTATTAAAATATCGTCTGGCACTTCAGCACCCGTTAAAGTAAAAACAAAACGTGTTGATGTACTAAATGGGTTCGGATAGTTTAACACATAGCTAATAGTTTGCTTATTTATAACTTCAAAGCGTATAGTATAATCGTAAGAGCCACTAATGTTATTAGAAACATCTTTTGCCTGCACTCTTAACATATAACGTCCATCGGCTAATGTTGGAGAATAAATTATTTTACAACTATTATGAGGTAATTGAGCAGGGTAAAACTGCATATTGTTTTCTGAATTGGTAAAATAGATACGATGTTCAGCATTAGTTTCTAATTGAGTTAAATAAATAGCAAATAAAGAAGTGTCGTTTAAGGCTAAAAATTTGTTTTCATCTTTAAGTTGAATTGTAATGTTAGGCTTAGCTGAAACAATATCGCCATCTAATATTCGAACCCCGTCAAAAGTTACATCGAGCAATGGATTTACCTTATCGGATTGAACATAAAATGCTTTTTCGGCAATATTATTAAAGTGAGTCTGTTCAAGCTGATCGTAAGTTGCCCAAGCTGGGTTTACACAATTTACTTCGTACCAAATATGATTAATGCCAGGATAGCCTATAGTATTAAACTGAATCGTATCAATTAACACATCACTGGCGGGATGTGTACGTAATCGTTTTGTAGCTATGGGTACAACGTTGTTGTTTTTATCCTGAATCCAATATTTTACCAACAAACTATCCATATCATAAGGACTTATATTCTGAGTGGCTACAGCGAATTTAATAAAATCGCCCTCTTGTACGGTATCTTTATAAAAATAATATCCTTTTTCAGGATTTATAGCTGTTTCAGGAACTCCATCAAAAGTAATTTGCCAACGAACTAACTGGGTGGGTGTCTTTAATGAATCGTCTGATGTTTTTAAAGCAAGTCGCACATATGGATATATACTTGCATCTATGTAGTTATTTAAGGTGTATAAATCGAGTGTATCTTCGCCCATTTGTTGAATTACAATAGAAGAATCGAAATTAGCTTTATAAGCGATAAGACTTAAATAATTCAAATCATTATTGGGTTGTTCTTTAGGTTTAGGCAACCAATGTAATGTTTGCCATTGAGTAGAAGGACCAATCAAAGTAGAATATATATAACCTTCAGAATAGTTAACCGGTATATGATAAGTAAACGAAATAGTATCATTATTTCCACCTACTCTTTCATACACAACATTATTATCACCTTTTTTACAAAAAAAGATATATGCCCCATTGTTAGGTATTGTTCTTATTTGAACAGCTCCTAACTGTTCAAGTGCCTGGTAGGCATTTTCGTTCCAATTAGTAAAATTTCCCGATAAAAAATTATAAGTCAAAATGTAATAGCCATTGGGTACTGTATCGCGAATAAAGTTTGCAAACAAATCGAAATGAGCAGCATCGGTAGGAAAAACGTAATAATGGTCGGGTCTATTTTTACCAGGGCAAATAGGATAATTAATATGTCCGTAATTATTGCGATTGCTTTCCCATGGCATTATGGTTTGAGGATCGATAACTACCACCAACATAGCGTTTGTAGGCGAACAAGAACTTCGTTCTATAATACCTTCAAGGTTGTACTGATAATCAAAATAACTACTGAATACCCCTAAGCCTCTGGTTTGACAATGCAATTGACGAGGTGTTGTAATAAAATCGAACGAACGATAAGGTCTATTATATTCAATAAATTGATATCTATCTTTTTTAAACTGAAAATAATGAGCTTGCGACCAACCTGTTTTGCCAGGGATATAAATAAACGAACTTTCTTTCCAGTTAATATTTGATGTATTGTTTTGTAAAGCAACCCGCCAATAATATACTGTACAATCATTGAGTATAATCGGTGTTTTCCAAGTTACAACTCCGCCTTGATGATTAATAATAGCCGATTTTTTAAAAGGACTATTAAATAAGTCGGTAGTATCTATTTCGAATATATAATTCTGATTGGGTAAAAACGGATAACCTGTTGATGCTTTTAATGTAACTGTATCGTATGGATATATGGCAAATTCAGTTGGATAAACCGGTACAATATCGCTAATATTGATGGTAAAATCGACACAAGCCTCATTATTGGTTTCGCTATATTCAGAGATCCAATTACCGGCATCAACCTTAATACAAAAATGGTTTAACCCAGGTCCTCGGATAAGGTCTACTGGTAAGCGAAAAATAACTGTATCTTTATATAAACATTGTGAAAGAACTTTAGAAACTGTTTCAGATGAACCATCAGCAAAATTTCTTACTAAATCAACTAAAAAAGGTTGTGTTACAGCTCTACCTATATTAGTAACAACTGCATGAACCTCAAAAGTATCTAGTTCGCTCGAAACAATAGAAGGATAAAATGAAATATTCTGATTACTAATGGTAAGATCGGGTAAAATATTGACAGGTAATTTAATGGCAGGATCACCATGAAAAGTCATATCATAACATGTATTTTTCATGTTAGTATTGTTACCATTTGTATTTAAAAGTTCAGTAATTGCTTCTTTAATAGAATATCCAACAGGTTGAGCAAAGTTTTTATAACTAATCTGACGATAAAATTCCGAAGAATATAAAAATAAATAACCTGCATTACCCAAATCGGTCGATGCCAGAAAGCCAATCGATCCTTTGTTGGGAATAATTACCCACTTTTCTGAAATACGCATATAATCGGGTAAATGAATATCACCCGACAAACAAGTATTAGCCAACAAAAACGGATATTTTCCATTATTACTATATGTCGATGGTTCGTCAATATTTTGGTCAAAACCTCCAGATGAAGCATGCCCAAAAAAATTCATGAGCCCACAACCATCGTTAATTAAATTACGAATAGAATCCGATACCGTAATTTGAATAGGCAAACTTGTTGTTTTCAAAAATGTTTGAACAAAACCAGCATATAACGTATCTTCAATAATTTGTTCCAAGGACGATAAATAGCCCGCAAAAGTTATTTGTTCAGAAGTATTAACACCACCTCCAAAATGAAGAACACGTTTTTGCCATTCTTGCGTACCAGCATGCTCATGCTGTATAACTTTATTTAAATAGGTTAACACATCTGTATTTGAAGTGGCAGCTAAACGCCCTATAGAATAAGCAGGTTTTTCTTCTCCACGAAAAGTAACAAGCAATTCGTCCGAAGGAGGTGTACCAAAAGTGGGGACTAAACATTGCGAAAAATAAACACTATTATTGCGAATCATTTCGCTGTGAATAGCCTTGCCAACAATAAAAACATGCTTAATCAAATTTGGATTTTCGTTATGATAATGATAAATAAAATTTCGAATAGCCAAAGGGTTTTTAGCTATTCCAAATGCATATTGATCGTAAAGTTGTTCAATATCAACAATTAAACTTTTATATCCTGTTTGATTGCGATAATTAGCATATTGCACTGCTGATGAATTTAACTTTGCATGTGTAATAATAATATAATCGGCCTTTTCGGCATTATGAACATAATCGGTTAAATATTTACCCGGCAATACTTTTGCTTGATAAATGGAATCTTCAAAAGAGTAAAAGCAACGAACGGGCTCTACGCCATTAGGAATTAAAGCTTTATATTTACCACTATCGAACAACGTATTTATTTTCTTATGGTTTTGAAAATCCCACAAAACAAGATTACCATTATTCTGAATGTCTATTTCAACATATATTTTATTGCTAGCAGTACTATTATATAAATCAAATTGTTGTCGAGCTTCATAAAATTCAAAAGTATGCGGATAATATAAACGTATATTCGATAAAACCAGTTTATCTGTAATAACATTCAAATCATCGACCGATTGCAGCAACAACTGACTTGTAGATGGTAAATTCCCGTTAAGTTGTATTGTTTTATTTATTTTTTTATAACCGGCAAAAACCGTATCTACTAATAACTGGTTATTAAAAAACAAATTTAAATGATGATTGCCTATACCTGTATATGAAGCATTAGAAGCACTAAAGCAGGTGAAATTTATTTGATAAGGAACAGCAACATTTGCAAAATTATCAGAAACAATATTATAACTTTGAGGAAGATTGAAGTCTGAATAGTTGGCAGCCCATCCCTCGGCAACGTTGTACCACGCCCCTATGTCACCATAAAAATATTGTGAACGGGCAGTGTAAATTCGTTCAACCATACAATAAGTAGCCAACGATGATAAATGCGATTGAAAATCGGTGTCGTCTTCGACCGTAACTCTTTTATTGTTGGTAGATGTATTCCATGTTAAGTAATAATAAATGGTGTCGTTAATAAGCGACATGTAAGGATTCACACAATCATTCGGATTATCATATAGTAAACTATCAAATTCTCCATCGTTGGCTTTACCAAAAAACTCTATATAATCGTTGGTATTAAAAATATCATCACTTTCGCCATGAACATAAATATATTGTTCTTCTCCTCTTGCAAAAACTTGAATATTTTTAGGTGAAATATTGTTGATATTAAATCCTGCATTTACGAGTGTTTGACGGCTTATCCTATAAATACCCGTTTTAGCAATTGGGATTCTATAATATTTTTGGTTAAAATTAACCCACTCATTACCAAATGACTGAGAGAATATTTGATTTATATAAAATATAAATATTATGCTAATAAAAAGTTTTTGCATAATTTATGCTTGAATGCTGTAAAGATAAAAAATAATACTCAAACTAAAAACAATATTAATACAGATTATTGAAATGCTTAAAAACACCATCAAAAATATGAGATAAAATATTGTTTAACAAAAAATTTAATACAAAAACAACGATTTAATCAACAATTAAATAAACTCGTAACCCTTTTCTTAAAATCTAACTTTAGATTAACTAAATTTGATCACATAAAAAAGCAACTACTACCGTTTTAAGTCAAAAACAATGTTAAAATTTTTAAAAACAATCATAACTGACAAAAATTGGACAAAAATTAGTAACTTGCGAGCCATTTTTAAAACCATTTAAAAAATTGACTTCATGACTTTTGTTAATGATAAAATTGAACAAGAAGGAATAACCTTTGACGATGTTTTGTTAGTTCCTGCTTATAGCGAAGTTTTACCACGAGAAGTAGAACTTAAAACTTTATTTACTCGCGATATTATTCTTAATATCCCAATCGTTTCAGCAGCAATGGATACAGTAACCGATGCTCGACTTGCTATAGCCATTGCTCGTGAAGGAGGAATCGGTGTCATTCATAAAAACATGTCTATTGAACGACAAGCCAAAGAAGTCATGAAAGTAAAACGCGCCGAAAATGGAATGATACTCGATCCCATCACTATACATAAAGACAGCACCGTAGGCGATGCACTACAAATTATGAAAGAATACAAAATTGGCGGCATTCCTGTTGTTAACGAAGATAAAGTATTAGTAGGTATTGTAACAAACAGAGATTTGCGTTTTCAACAAAATATGAATCGGCCTATTAGCGAAGTAATGACCAAAGACAACCTTATCACAACCACACAAACAGTCGATTTAGAAAAAGCAGCCGAAATACTCCAAAATCATAAAATCGAAAAATTACCCGTTGTCGATCAACATTATCGACTCATAGGCTTACTCACCTACAAAGACATAACAAAAGCACAAGACCGTCCTAACGCATGTAAAGACAATAAAGGAAGACTACGAGTAGCCGCTGGAGTAGGCGTTACATACGATACCATGGACCGTATTGACGAATTAGTAAAAGCTCAAGTAGATGCTATTGCTATAGATACAGCTCACGGACATTCAAAAGGGGTAATAGAATTGCTAAAACGAGCAAAACAAAAATACCCAAGTGTTCAATTCATAGCTGGCAATATAGCTACCGGCGAAGCCGCAATAGCCTTAGTCAATGCAGGTGCCGATGCAGTAAAAGTAGGTATTGGACCTGGCTCAATATGTACGACACGTGTAATTGCAGGCGTTGGAGTTCCTCAATTAAGTGCTATATATAATGTTGCTAAGGCAATAAAAGATACCGGAATACCGCTTATTGCCGACGGCGGCATTCGTTATTCGGGTGATATTGTTAAAGCATTAGCAGCAGGTGCTCATTCTATTATGGCAGGCAGTTTGTTTGCAGGTACCGAAGAATCGCCTGGCGATACCATTATATTCCAAGGACGTAAGTTTAAAACTTATCGTGGCATGGGCTCAATTGAAGCAATGCAAGCTGGCTCAAAAGACCGCTACTTCCAAGATATGGAAGACGACATTAAAAAGCTCGTTCCCGAAGGAATTTCGGGACGTGTGCCCTACAAAGGTTCACTATCCGAAGTTTTATATCAACTGGTTGGTGGTTTAAGAGCAGGAATGGGCTATTGTGGAGCCAAAACCATAAAAGACCTACATCACGCAAAATTTGTTAGAATTACCCATGCAGGCGTAGTAGAAAGTCACCCACACGATATTACTATCACTAGCGAAGCACCCAATTATAGCAGAGAATAATAAATAACTTAAATATAATTACCTATGAAAAGATGTATCTTTTTTACATTAATGAGTTTAATTGTAGTTTTTAAGGGATATGCACAAAACAACGACCCCGTATTAATGACTATCAATGACAAAAAAATTACAAAATCGGAATTTGAACGCATTTTTCACAAAAACAACAAAGATTCAGTTACCGACGAAAAATCTGTAAGAGAATATCTAGACTTATTTATTAACTTCAAACTAAAAGTATTTGAAGCAATTGCCAATGGCCTAGACACAGCACAAAATTTTAAACAAGAACTTCAAAACTATCGCAAACAGTTAACAGCTCCTTATTTTGTTGATAAAGAGACCGAAGAAAAATTAGTACGTGAAGCTTACGAACGCAAAAAAATACGCATACGCACCAGTCACATACTTATAAAAGTTCCTGAAAATGCTTCTCCTGCCGATACATTAGCAGCATACAACAAAGCCATTGATATTAGAAACCGCATCTTAAAAGGCGAAGATTTTGCCAAATTAGCTAACGAATTCTCACAAGACGATGTTAGCAAAATTAATGGTGGCGATATAGGCTACTTAACTGTTTTTACCACTGTACTCCCCTATGAAAATGCTGCTTATAGCTTAAAACCAGGCGAAATTTCGATGCCAGTCCGCAGTCAGTATGGTTATCACATTATTAAAGTTACCGACCGAAAAGAAAACCCAGGCGATGTTAAAGTTGCTCATATTATGGCATTAGTTGCCCGCGATGCCAGCGAAGAAGATGTAAAAAAAGCTGAACAAAAAATAAATGAAGCATACCAAAAACTTTTACAAGGCGAAGACTTTGCCAAAGTAGCCATGGATTACTCGGATGATAAAGCTTCTGCAAAAAGAGGCGGCGACCTGCCTTGGTTTGGTACCGGTAGAATGGTTCCCGAATTTGAAACCGCTGCTTTCGACACCAAAGTAGGCGAAATAACAAAACCATTTAGAACCGCATTCGGCTTTCACATTATTAAAAAAATTGAAACCCGTCCCATTGCAGCATTCGAAAGCGAACGCAACGATTTAGCACAAAAAATCGCTAAAGACCCAAGAGCTCAACAAAGTAAAAACGTACTAATCGAAAAACTAAAAAAAGAATATAACTATACGTTTAATAAGAAAAATTTAGACGAAATAATTGCATTTGTTGACACCAATTTATATAGCGGCAATTTTAAAGCTCCCAAAACAGCTAAGCTTGATAAGCCACTATTTACTCTAAAAGACTCAACATACATACAAAAACAATTTGTGCAATATTTAAGCAACTATAAATCTAAATCAAAAGAAAAAGCTACCAACGAAACAGCAAAAGAACTCGCCAAACAACTATATAAAAATTGGGAAAACGAAAAAATCGTAGCATACGAAGATGCTCGATTAGAAACCAAATACCCTGCTTTTGCTAATCTTTTACAAGAATATCACGATGGCATTTTATTATTCGATTTAACGGATAAAATGGTATGGAGCAAAGCCATTAAAGATACCGTAGGATTAAAAGAATTTTACGAAAAAAATAAAAATAAATACATGTGGGATACCAGAGCCGAAGCTATTTGGATTACATACGAAAATGATAAATGCAAAGATGCTTTAATTAAAGCAATAGAAAACAATAAAAAACAACAAACGATAGACGATATCTTAAAATCAATCAATAAAAAATCGACCTGTCTAACCAAAAAAGACACTAAACTTATTAGCAAAGGCGAAATGCCTGGTATTGATAAAATAGCTTTCAACGAAGACAAAACACAAAATAAAAAATATACTCTTTTCGAAGATAAAAAGCTAATTATTTACATCAATGCCATGGTTCCACCACAACCTAAACAATTGCACGAGACGAAAGGAGTTGTTACAGCCGATTACCAATCATACTTAGAAAAACAATGGATTGACGAGCTTAGAAAAAAATATACTGTAAAAGTTAACGAAGAAGTTTTAAAACAAGTTAAATAGTGAACCCAACCCAATATGTTAAAATATTAACGTGGGCAATAGCTTTAGTATTGGGATTATTTTCTTGTAAACAAGAAAAACAGAACCTACCTAACGATAAAGTTATTGCTCGCGCCTTTGATCAATACCTTACACAATCGGATGTTGCTGAATTATTAATAGACGCTAAAAACAAAGAAGATTCTTTTTCAATTATTCAAACATACGCACAAAACTGGGCAAAGAAAAAAGTTTTATTACAAATTGCAGAAAAAAATTTATCTGCCGAACAACTCGATGTTTCAAAAGAAGTTGAAAATTTTAAAAACAACCTACTCATTTATCGCTACCAGCAAGCTTATATTCAAGAACATTTAGATACTATTGTTAGCGACTACGAAATCGAAAAATATTATAACGAACATCAAAACGAACTAACACTTAACGAAAACATTGTAAAAGCACTTTTAATTCAAATTCCCCGAAGCTTTAATCAAATCAATAAACTTAAAAGTATTTACAAAAGCGAAAAAGCAGCTGATATTCAAGCATTAGATGTTATTTGTAACAAATATGCATATCAATGCAATAATTTCAACGACGAGTGGGTAAGCTTCGACAAAGTACTTAGCTATATACCCATTAATATTTCAAACCAAAACGATTTTTTAAAAAACAATAAAACCATTGAGGTCATTGATAGCAATTTTGCTTATTTCGTAAATATTAAAGATTTTAAACTCATAGGCGAAATAATGCCTAAAGAATGGGGCGCCAAACAAGTAGTAATTCCTAACATTCTTATACAACGAAAACTTAAACTTATAAAAGAATTAGAAAATAAATCACTCGAAGATTACATAAACAAAAATAAAGTAGAATTTTATTACCCATGAACCAATACATTTTTATTATTTTATTCGTACTATTAAGCCACTTAGGCTACAGTCAAAAGCCCATCATTGACAAGGTTATTGCCGTTGTCGGAAATAATGCGATTCTTTTAAGCGACTTAGAAAATCAATACCACCAAATGCCCGATAAAAGTAAATACGATCATATCGATTTAAAATGTAATATATTAGAAGAACTCATATATCAAAACTTCTTATTGCATCAAGCCGAAATCGATAGTGTAACTGTTGGCGATAAAGAAGTAGAATCTGAAATGGAACGCCGCCTCCGTTATTTTATTAGTCAAATTGGTAGCGAAAAAAAACTCGAAGAGTATTTTAATAAATCGATAATTGACATTAAAGCCGACTTACGCAAATCGTTACGAAAACAAATGTTGGCAGAAAAAATGCAAGAAAAAATTACAGGTAAAATAAAAGTGACACCTACCGATGTAAGAAAT containing:
- a CDS encoding methyltransferase: MANQWFKCKQFEIKQDKCGHKVGTDSFLLGAWANVSNAKRILDIGTGTGILTLMCAQRTKATITAIEVEKDAFEQAVENFRNSPWHDRIKYYHTSLERFIQVREKYDVIICNPPFFMNAIISPDAKRTLARHAHLLTLFDIVVFAQKRLNASGHVSLIMPIEHLQYFIDLIKSNKWFVHRLTKVYPKIGKEAHRILIEFGKEKKGLEYDELIIESEKRHIYTKKYYELTKDYYLNIMVEEI
- the guaB gene encoding IMP dehydrogenase produces the protein MTFVNDKIEQEGITFDDVLLVPAYSEVLPREVELKTLFTRDIILNIPIVSAAMDTVTDARLAIAIAREGGIGVIHKNMSIERQAKEVMKVKRAENGMILDPITIHKDSTVGDALQIMKEYKIGGIPVVNEDKVLVGIVTNRDLRFQQNMNRPISEVMTKDNLITTTQTVDLEKAAEILQNHKIEKLPVVDQHYRLIGLLTYKDITKAQDRPNACKDNKGRLRVAAGVGVTYDTMDRIDELVKAQVDAIAIDTAHGHSKGVIELLKRAKQKYPSVQFIAGNIATGEAAIALVNAGADAVKVGIGPGSICTTRVIAGVGVPQLSAIYNVAKAIKDTGIPLIADGGIRYSGDIVKALAAGAHSIMAGSLFAGTEESPGDTIIFQGRKFKTYRGMGSIEAMQAGSKDRYFQDMEDDIKKLVPEGISGRVPYKGSLSEVLYQLVGGLRAGMGYCGAKTIKDLHHAKFVRITHAGVVESHPHDITITSEAPNYSRE
- a CDS encoding peptidylprolyl isomerase, translated to MKRCIFFTLMSLIVVFKGYAQNNDPVLMTINDKKITKSEFERIFHKNNKDSVTDEKSVREYLDLFINFKLKVFEAIANGLDTAQNFKQELQNYRKQLTAPYFVDKETEEKLVREAYERKKIRIRTSHILIKVPENASPADTLAAYNKAIDIRNRILKGEDFAKLANEFSQDDVSKINGGDIGYLTVFTTVLPYENAAYSLKPGEISMPVRSQYGYHIIKVTDRKENPGDVKVAHIMALVARDASEEDVKKAEQKINEAYQKLLQGEDFAKVAMDYSDDKASAKRGGDLPWFGTGRMVPEFETAAFDTKVGEITKPFRTAFGFHIIKKIETRPIAAFESERNDLAQKIAKDPRAQQSKNVLIEKLKKEYNYTFNKKNLDEIIAFVDTNLYSGNFKAPKTAKLDKPLFTLKDSTYIQKQFVQYLSNYKSKSKEKATNETAKELAKQLYKNWENEKIVAYEDARLETKYPAFANLLQEYHDGILLFDLTDKMVWSKAIKDTVGLKEFYEKNKNKYMWDTRAEAIWITYENDKCKDALIKAIENNKKQQTIDDILKSINKKSTCLTKKDTKLISKGEMPGIDKIAFNEDKTQNKKYTLFEDKKLIIYINAMVPPQPKQLHETKGVVTADYQSYLEKQWIDELRKKYTVKVNEEVLKQVK